A window from Trinickia violacea encodes these proteins:
- a CDS encoding BON domain-containing protein: MKATDILKALGVVVCIAVASSAYAQSSDAMAASGTMAAPSAKAVKQANRKLGLAVRKALAHAQGFDVSNVFVRARGGAVTLTGTVPDSSQIGQAEEVAKSVPGVTSVSNKLTLGVQGGGGGG; the protein is encoded by the coding sequence ATGAAAGCAACCGATATTTTGAAAGCGCTGGGCGTTGTCGTGTGTATTGCCGTGGCATCGAGCGCCTATGCCCAATCGAGCGACGCCATGGCGGCTTCGGGCACGATGGCCGCACCGTCGGCGAAGGCCGTCAAGCAGGCCAACCGTAAGCTGGGTCTTGCCGTGCGCAAAGCGTTGGCTCACGCACAAGGCTTCGACGTATCGAACGTCTTCGTGCGCGCGCGCGGCGGCGCGGTCACGCTGACCGGCACGGTGCCGGACAGCTCGCAGATCGGCCAAGCCGAAGAAGTGGCGAAGAGCGTGCCCGGTGTGACGTCGGTCTCGAACAAGCTCACGCTTGGCGTGCAAGGCGGCGGCGGTGGAGGCTGA
- a CDS encoding peroxiredoxin-like family protein has protein sequence MSLQNKLDAFKADFKAGKAPFFAPPEIHPVMERATAELIASGQAERALRAGDQAPVFTLNDPNGTPVSSEALLAKGPLVISFYRGVWCPYCNLELQALQEALPSFEALGASLVAISPQNAVNSRKSVRTNQLGFPILSDTHNDVAAAFGLRFALPDYLVELYKQLKNDLPAFNGDPNWTLPMPARYVIGQDGTILYSEVNPDYTHRPEPADMLPALRRATARAA, from the coding sequence CAAAGCGCCGTTTTTCGCGCCGCCGGAAATTCACCCGGTGATGGAGCGGGCCACCGCGGAACTGATCGCATCGGGGCAGGCGGAGCGCGCGCTGCGCGCGGGCGACCAGGCGCCGGTCTTCACGCTCAACGATCCGAACGGCACGCCGGTTTCGTCGGAAGCGCTGCTCGCCAAAGGGCCGCTCGTGATCAGCTTCTACCGCGGCGTTTGGTGCCCGTATTGCAACCTGGAACTGCAGGCGCTGCAGGAGGCGCTGCCGTCGTTCGAGGCACTCGGCGCGAGCCTCGTCGCGATCTCGCCGCAGAACGCGGTGAACAGCCGCAAGTCGGTGCGCACGAACCAACTGGGCTTTCCGATCCTGAGCGATACGCACAACGATGTCGCCGCCGCGTTCGGCCTGCGCTTCGCGCTGCCCGACTATCTGGTCGAGCTCTACAAGCAATTGAAGAACGATCTTCCGGCGTTCAACGGCGACCCGAACTGGACACTGCCGATGCCGGCGCGCTACGTGATCGGCCAGGACGGTACGATTCTGTATTCGGAAGTGAACCCCGACTACACGCATCGGCCGGAACCGGCGGACATGCTGCCGGCACTGCGCCGTGCCACGGCGCGCGCGGCGTGA
- a CDS encoding LysE family translocator, whose amino-acid sequence MLPTTNAALLALGSAVILITPGPTNTLLAAAGLSQGIGRAARLTGAELAGYLVSISLWGHVLAHLASPLAWLPMLVRLASSLYIAYLAVRMWHAAVSFASSPQGSIGMRTLFVATLLNPKAILFAGTIFPAAAFASWPAYLEAMSIFSALLVPIGLAWIAFGAELGRGRLKWVSPAQVQRCASVVLGTFSLSLAWTVIR is encoded by the coding sequence ATGCTTCCAACCACCAATGCGGCACTCCTCGCGCTGGGTAGCGCGGTCATCCTGATCACGCCCGGCCCCACCAACACGCTGCTTGCCGCTGCCGGCCTGAGCCAAGGCATCGGGCGCGCGGCCCGCCTGACCGGCGCCGAACTCGCAGGCTACCTCGTGTCGATTTCGCTCTGGGGGCATGTCCTGGCGCACTTGGCGAGCCCGCTCGCGTGGCTGCCGATGCTCGTGCGCCTCGCAAGCAGTCTGTATATCGCCTATCTCGCCGTCCGCATGTGGCACGCGGCCGTCTCGTTTGCTTCGTCGCCGCAAGGGTCCATCGGCATGCGTACGCTGTTCGTCGCGACGCTGCTCAATCCGAAGGCCATCCTCTTCGCCGGCACGATTTTCCCGGCCGCCGCTTTCGCGAGCTGGCCGGCGTATCTCGAGGCGATGTCGATTTTTTCGGCCCTGCTGGTTCCGATCGGCCTCGCGTGGATCGCTTTCGGCGCGGAGCTCGGACGCGGCCGTCTGAAATGGGTCAGCCCGGCACAGGTGCAACGCTGCGCGTCGGTCGTGCTCGGTACGTTTTCTTTATCGCTCGCGTGGACGGTGATTCGCTAG
- a CDS encoding DUF427 domain-containing protein — translation MSDNDTKSTRTVRIPGPDHPISIERNPSRVVVTLAGNVIADTRDALTLCEAAYPPVFYIPRKDVDMALLKRSAHATYCPYKGECAYYSIPSGGERSVNAVWTYEHPYEAVVAIKDHLAFYPDRVDAIVEHAD, via the coding sequence ATGTCAGACAACGACACCAAGTCGACCCGGACCGTCAGGATTCCGGGCCCGGATCATCCGATTTCGATCGAGCGCAATCCGTCGCGCGTGGTGGTCACGCTGGCGGGGAACGTGATAGCCGATACGCGCGATGCGCTGACGCTGTGCGAGGCGGCCTATCCACCTGTCTTCTATATCCCGAGAAAAGACGTGGACATGGCGCTCCTGAAGCGCAGCGCGCATGCAACCTACTGCCCGTACAAAGGCGAATGCGCGTACTACTCGATCCCGTCAGGCGGCGAGCGCTCGGTGAACGCGGTGTGGACGTACGAGCACCCGTACGAAGCGGTCGTGGCGATCAAGGATCATCTCGCGTTTTATCCGGACCGCGTCGACGCGATCGTGGAGCATGCGGATTAG
- a CDS encoding 4Fe-4S dicluster domain-containing protein, whose amino-acid sequence MGRLTKPVTPACKQDAGVFAPVVNLNRCEGKGDCAAVCPEQVFEVRRIDAADYEQFGPLQKLKLRVHGMKVAYTPNADACRACGVCVTACPERAITLARV is encoded by the coding sequence ATGGGCCGGTTAACTAAGCCTGTGACGCCTGCATGCAAACAGGATGCAGGTGTGTTTGCCCCGGTGGTCAACCTGAATCGATGTGAAGGCAAAGGCGATTGCGCAGCGGTGTGTCCCGAGCAGGTCTTCGAGGTTCGCCGGATCGATGCTGCGGACTATGAGCAGTTCGGGCCGCTTCAGAAGCTGAAGCTGCGCGTGCATGGGATGAAGGTCGCTTATACGCCTAACGCCGATGCGTGCCGCGCGTGCGGGGTGTGTGTGACGGCGTGTCCTGAGCGGGCGATTACGTTGGCGCGGGTGTGA
- a CDS encoding SDR family NAD(P)-dependent oxidoreductase → MAQLIGKTALVTGASRGIGRATALALAKSGAQVLVHFSSAEQAADAVVAEIRAAGGHADKVAADLRAADGPHKLAKRVKEIVGGRLDILVANAGISKAASIEETTVQDFDDLFAVNVRAPYFLVQQLLPVMCEGSSVVLLSSLAARASVGTLSAYAATKGAIDTLVRHFASALGAKGVRVNAVAPGVVETDMSSFAKTDAGREYSLGMQALKRVAQPDDIAGAVVFLASDDARWMTGDTLSVDGGSKL, encoded by the coding sequence ATGGCTCAACTTATCGGAAAGACAGCGCTCGTGACGGGCGCCTCACGCGGCATCGGACGCGCCACCGCACTCGCGCTCGCCAAATCCGGCGCTCAGGTGCTCGTTCACTTCAGCAGCGCGGAGCAAGCGGCCGACGCCGTCGTCGCCGAGATCCGCGCGGCCGGCGGCCATGCCGACAAAGTCGCCGCCGACCTGCGCGCAGCCGATGGCCCGCACAAGCTCGCCAAGCGCGTGAAGGAGATCGTCGGCGGGCGTCTCGACATCCTCGTCGCGAACGCCGGCATCTCGAAGGCCGCAAGCATCGAAGAGACGACCGTGCAGGATTTCGACGACCTGTTCGCCGTGAACGTGCGCGCGCCGTACTTTCTCGTGCAGCAACTGCTGCCCGTGATGTGCGAGGGCAGTAGTGTCGTGCTGCTGTCGTCGCTCGCGGCGCGCGCGTCGGTCGGCACGCTGTCGGCTTATGCCGCCACCAAGGGCGCAATCGACACGCTCGTGCGGCACTTCGCGTCCGCGCTCGGCGCGAAAGGCGTGCGCGTGAACGCGGTCGCGCCGGGCGTCGTCGAAACGGATATGTCGAGCTTCGCGAAGACCGACGCGGGCCGCGAGTACTCGCTAGGCATGCAGGCGCTCAAGCGTGTCGCGCAGCCTGACGACATCGCCGGAGCCGTCGTTTTTCTCGCTTCGGACGACGCACGCTGGATGACCGGCGACACGCTGAGCGTCGACGGCGGGTCCAAGCTCTGA
- a CDS encoding ParA family protein — protein MRRVVFNQKGGVGKSTIVCNLAAISAVEGLRTLVIDLDAQGNSSQYLLGARASEANPNVATFFETALGFSFKPVDVASFVHPTPFDNLDVMPAHPDLDSLHGKLESRYKIYKLRDALNELDEIYDAIYIDTPPALNFYTRSALIAVERCLIPFDCDDFSRRALYALLDNVKEIQQDHNAALEVEGIVINQFQPRASLPQQLVDELVSEGLPVLDSRLSSSVKIRESHQHAKPMIHLEPKHKLAQEYLALHRELVGE, from the coding sequence ATGCGGCGCGTCGTATTCAATCAGAAGGGCGGTGTCGGCAAATCAACCATTGTGTGCAACCTCGCGGCCATCAGCGCCGTCGAGGGCCTGCGCACGCTGGTCATCGACCTCGATGCGCAAGGCAATTCGAGCCAATACCTGCTGGGCGCACGCGCTAGCGAAGCGAACCCGAATGTCGCGACGTTCTTCGAAACGGCCTTGGGGTTCAGCTTTAAGCCGGTCGATGTCGCGTCGTTCGTGCATCCGACGCCGTTCGACAATCTCGACGTGATGCCGGCGCATCCCGATCTCGACTCGCTGCACGGCAAGCTCGAATCGCGCTACAAGATCTACAAGCTGCGCGACGCGTTAAACGAGCTGGACGAGATTTACGACGCGATCTATATCGACACGCCGCCTGCTTTGAACTTCTACACGCGCTCTGCGTTGATCGCGGTGGAACGCTGCCTGATTCCGTTCGACTGCGATGATTTTTCGCGCCGTGCTTTGTACGCGTTGCTGGATAACGTCAAAGAAATCCAGCAGGACCATAACGCAGCATTGGAAGTCGAAGGGATCGTCATCAATCAGTTTCAACCGCGCGCGAGCCTGCCGCAGCAACTGGTCGACGAACTGGTGAGCGAGGGATTGCCGGTGCTGGATTCGCGCTTGTCGTCATCAGTGAAGATTCGCGAATCGCATCAGCATGCGAAGCCGATGATCCATCTGGAGCCGAAGCATAAGCTCGCTCAAGAGTATCTGGCTTTGCATCGGGAATTGGTTGGGGAATAG
- a CDS encoding HigA family addiction module antitoxin yields the protein MADSEFIHPGETVRQNCLARFHLSVTEGAKILGVSRQALTNLLSGKAGISPEMALRLDKAFGGGAEMWLQRQLLHDLAKARVRFRELNVVPMVPAQQGALF from the coding sequence ATGGCCGATTCAGAATTCATCCATCCCGGCGAGACCGTTCGGCAGAACTGTCTCGCTCGATTCCACTTGAGCGTCACCGAAGGCGCAAAGATTCTTGGCGTCAGCCGTCAGGCGTTGACGAACTTGCTGAGCGGCAAGGCGGGAATTTCGCCTGAAATGGCGCTACGGCTCGATAAAGCGTTCGGCGGCGGCGCCGAAATGTGGTTGCAGAGACAACTACTGCATGATCTCGCCAAGGCGCGCGTGCGGTTTCGCGAGCTCAATGTCGTGCCGATGGTGCCCGCTCAACAGGGGGCGTTGTTTTAA
- a CDS encoding RNA polymerase sigma factor, producing MEPPHTPNRMIERDSDIAETVLRERTRLGNFIRRRVRDPGEAEDILQDVFYEFVQAYRLPEPIEQAGAWLFRAARNRIVDRFRKKKEQPLPEPAHDDDGEYRLDLALPATDAGPEAAYARSVLLEALQAALDELPANQRDVFVAHELEGRSFKDLAAESGLSVNTLLARKRYAVLHLRARLQSVYDDLEI from the coding sequence ATGGAACCGCCGCACACCCCGAACCGGATGATCGAACGAGACAGCGATATCGCTGAGACCGTGTTGCGCGAGCGCACGCGGCTCGGCAATTTCATCCGTCGGCGCGTGCGCGATCCTGGCGAGGCGGAAGACATCTTGCAGGATGTCTTTTATGAGTTCGTGCAGGCGTACCGGCTTCCGGAGCCGATCGAACAAGCCGGCGCGTGGCTGTTCCGCGCGGCGCGCAACCGCATCGTCGACCGCTTTCGAAAGAAGAAAGAGCAGCCCTTGCCCGAGCCGGCCCACGACGACGACGGCGAATACCGGCTCGATCTCGCACTGCCCGCTACCGATGCGGGCCCCGAAGCGGCCTACGCGAGATCGGTGCTTTTGGAAGCGCTGCAGGCGGCGCTCGACGAATTGCCTGCGAATCAGCGCGACGTCTTCGTCGCGCACGAACTCGAAGGGCGCAGCTTCAAAGATTTGGCGGCCGAAAGCGGCCTGAGCGTGAACACGCTGCTCGCGCGCAAGCGCTATGCGGTACTGCATCTGCGCGCACGCCTGCAGTCGGTCTATGACGATTTGGAAATCTGA
- a CDS encoding glycosyl hydrolase family 18 protein — protein sequence MNVVRLIGALGAALVLFGCGGGGGSAAQTGTSAPAAASAPAASTQPIASAANVVLGYYDGTTESMTSAMSASTPVTAVSLDVILVATDGSLSGTLPSSLLSSDAAAGKASYASISNFGATDFDPDIGHGAMVTHRAATIQNIVALAKTANLTGINIDFEGIYPADRDAYTSFVTDLATQLHAIHSSLVLSVPAKTSDDPTNTWTWPFNYAAIGQSADIIQVMTYDENVPSRSPGPVAGSDWMLESLQYAASQIPASKILLGLPAYGYDWNLTAGGGTSVAYKEMPALLASTGATPQWDAATRSAYINYTASDSSAHQVWYETAQGLQAKAQFAKTLGLAGVSMWALGDEDATFWSAVTAGF from the coding sequence CGGCGCCGCGCTTGTGCTGTTCGGTTGCGGCGGTGGTGGCGGCAGCGCGGCACAGACCGGCACGTCGGCCCCCGCCGCCGCTTCGGCTCCGGCCGCTTCGACCCAACCCATCGCCTCGGCGGCGAACGTGGTACTCGGCTACTACGACGGCACGACCGAGTCCATGACGTCAGCGATGAGTGCGTCGACGCCCGTGACCGCGGTGTCCTTGGACGTCATCCTTGTAGCGACCGATGGCAGCTTGAGCGGAACGCTGCCCTCGAGTCTGCTCTCGAGCGACGCGGCGGCAGGCAAGGCGTCGTACGCGAGCATTTCCAATTTCGGCGCGACGGACTTCGATCCCGACATCGGGCATGGCGCCATGGTCACCCACCGCGCCGCCACGATCCAGAACATCGTTGCGCTCGCGAAAACGGCGAACCTCACCGGCATCAACATCGACTTCGAAGGCATCTACCCGGCGGACCGCGATGCCTATACGAGCTTCGTGACCGACTTGGCCACACAACTGCACGCGATCCACTCGAGTCTCGTGCTGAGCGTGCCCGCCAAAACGAGCGACGATCCCACCAACACGTGGACCTGGCCTTTCAACTACGCGGCAATCGGCCAGAGCGCAGACATCATTCAGGTCATGACCTACGACGAAAACGTGCCCAGCCGGAGCCCGGGCCCCGTCGCCGGCAGCGACTGGATGCTCGAGTCGTTGCAGTACGCCGCAAGTCAGATCCCAGCGAGCAAGATTCTGCTGGGGCTGCCCGCGTATGGATACGACTGGAACCTGACTGCGGGCGGCGGCACCTCGGTCGCCTACAAGGAGATGCCCGCGCTGCTCGCTTCGACGGGGGCGACGCCCCAATGGGACGCCGCCACCCGCTCCGCATATATCAACTACACCGCGTCGGACAGCAGCGCGCATCAAGTCTGGTACGAAACCGCGCAAGGCTTGCAGGCGAAGGCCCAATTCGCGAAAACGCTGGGCCTTGCGGGTGTATCGATGTGGGCCTTGGGCGACGAGGACGCGACCTTCTGGAGCGCCGTCACGGCGGGGTTCTAA